A region of Liolophura sinensis isolate JHLJ2023 chromosome 8, CUHK_Ljap_v2, whole genome shotgun sequence DNA encodes the following proteins:
- the LOC135473621 gene encoding proline-rich P65 protein homolog yields MRQPFNQSLRQPFNQSLRQPFNQPQRQPLNQPLYQQLRQPLNQPLRQSLNQPLRQSLNQPMRQRLNQPMRQPLNQPMRQPLNQPLNQPLCQPLNQSLRRPFNQPLRQPLNQPLCQPLNQPLRQPLNQPLNQPMR; encoded by the coding sequence ATGCGTCAGCCATTCAATCAGTCACTGCGTCAACCATTCAATCAGTCACTGCGTCAGCCATTCAATCAGCCACAGCGTCAGCCACTCAATCAGCCACTCTATCAGCAACTGCGTCAGCCACTCAATCAGCCACTGCGTCAGTCACTCAATCAGCCACTGCGTCAGTCACTAAATCAGCCAATGCGTCAGCGACTCAATCAGCCAATGCGTCAGCCACTCAATCAGCCAATGCGTCAGCCACTCAATCAGCCACTCAATCAGCCACTGTGTCAGCCACTCAATCAGTCACTACGTCGTCCATTCAATCAACCACTGCGTCAGCCACTCAATCAGCCACTGTGTCAGCCACTTAATCAGCCACTGCGTCAGCCACTCAATCAGCCACTCAATCAGCCAATGCGTTAG
- the LOC135473622 gene encoding uncharacterized protein LOC135473622, translated as MRQPLNQPLYQPLRQPLNQPMRQPLNQPMRQPLYQPMRQPLNQPLRQPLYQPMSQPLNQPLRQPLNQPLYQPIRQPLNQPLNQPLRQPLNQPLNQPLNQPLNQPLNQPPNQPLNQPMRQPVNQPLRQPLNQPLRQPLNQPLNQPLRQPLNQPLNQPRRQPLYQPLRQPLNQVLRQPLNQSLNESVNQPVNQLLNQPLRQPLNQPLNQPLNQPLSQPLNQPLYQPLHQPLNQPLRQPLNQPLNQPLNQPLNQPLRQPLNQPLNQSLRQPLNQPLRQPLNQPLRQPLYQPLRQPLYQPLNQAFNQPLNQPLRQPLNQPLYQPLRQSLNEPLRQPLNQPLRQPFNQPMRQPLNQALNQPLRQSLKQPLCQPLHQSMCNQPMHQSFSKQMLLSLN; from the coding sequence ATGCGTCAGCCACTCAATCAGCCACTCTATCAGCCACTGCGTCAGCCACTCAATCAGCCAATGCGTCAGCCACTCAATCAGCCAATGCGTCAGCCACTCTATCAGCCAATGCGTCAGCCACTCAATCAGCCACTGCGTCAGCCACTCTATCAGCCAATGAGTCAGCCACTCAATCAGCCACTGCGTCAACCACTCAATCAGCCACTCTATCAGCCAATACGTCAGCCACTCAATCAGCCACTCAATCAGCCACTGCGTCAGCCACTCAATCAGCCACTCAATCAGCCACTCAATCAGCCACTCAATCAGCCACTCAATCAGCCACCCAATCAGCCACTCAATCAGCCAATGCGTCAGCCAGTCAATCAGCCACTGCGTCAGCCACTCAATCAGCCACTGCGTCAGCCACTTAATCAGCCACTCAATCAGCCACTGCGTCAGCCACTCAATCAGCCACTCAATCAGCCAAGACGTCAGCCACTCTATCAGCCACTGCGTCAGCCACTCAATCAGGTACTGCGTCAGCCACTCAATCAGTCACTCAATGAGTCAGTCAATCAGCCAGTCAATCAGCTACTCAATCAGCCACTGCGTCAGCCACTCAATCAGCCACTCAATCAGCCACTCAATCAGCCACTCAGTCAGCCACTCAATCAGCCACTCTATCAGCCACTTCATCAGCCACTCAATCAGCCACTGCGTCAGCCACTCAATCAGCCACTCAATCAGCCACTCAATCAGCCACTCAATCAGCCACTGCGTCAGCCACTCAATCAGCCACTCAATCAGTCACTGCGTCAGCCACTCAATCAGCCACTGCGTCAGCCACTCAATCAGCCATTGCGTCAGCCACTCTATCAGCCACTGCGTCAGCCACTCTATCAGCCACTCAATCAGGCATTCAATCAGCCACTCAATCAGCCACTGCGTCAGCCACTCAATCAGCCACTCTATCAGCCACTGCGTCAGTCACTCAATGAGCCACTGCGTCAGCCACTCAATCAGCCACTGCGTCAGCCATTCAATCAGCCAATGCGTCAGCCACTCAATCAGGCACTCAATCAGCCACTGCGTCAGTCACTCAAACAGCCACTGTGTCAGCCACTCCATCAGTCAATGTGTAATCAGCCAATGCATCAGTCATTCAGTAAGCAAATGTTATTGTCACTGAATTAG